Proteins encoded together in one Candidatus Bathyarchaeia archaeon window:
- a CDS encoding MBL fold metallo-hydrolase encodes MPSLFEEIERLKVGCRKLAIFWLGQNSFIMKTSRGTIFAVDLYLSRSEKFKYVYPEPPMRPEEFRGKYVFCTHDHLDHTDPISLPIIAKCSPDTIFFGPRESCEHLVKLGVEENRVKVLEAGSSYKIGDLRVTPYYSVPPWETECGDLRITHFGYVFEVEGIKAYNMGDSSKSILKDPEKFLEPVIKERVDVAMLPIIGDIPERKPEDAFLLAKVIKPKIVIPCHYDCFQDRTINPKVFVQLFREELDIKPVVIPYRGLYIYEKTN; translated from the coding sequence ATGCCCAGCCTATTTGAGGAGATAGAGAGGTTAAAAGTAGGCTGCCGGAAACTCGCCATTTTTTGGCTGGGTCAAAACTCCTTTATCATGAAAACTTCTAGGGGAACAATATTTGCCGTTGATTTATATCTTTCTAGGAGCGAAAAGTTCAAGTATGTTTATCCGGAGCCTCCCATGAGACCTGAAGAGTTTAGAGGAAAGTATGTGTTTTGTACGCATGACCATTTGGATCACACTGACCCTATATCTCTGCCAATCATAGCTAAGTGTTCGCCGGACACGATATTCTTTGGCCCGCGTGAGTCGTGCGAACATTTAGTGAAGCTGGGCGTAGAAGAGAACCGCGTAAAGGTTTTGGAGGCCGGTTCCTCCTATAAAATAGGGGATTTGAGGGTTACCCCCTACTATTCTGTTCCGCCATGGGAGACGGAGTGCGGTGATTTGAGAATAACTCACTTTGGTTACGTTTTTGAGGTGGAAGGCATAAAGGCTTATAACATGGGCGATTCATCTAAAAGCATTTTAAAGGATCCTGAAAAATTCTTGGAGCCTGTGATAAAAGAGAGGGTTGACGTCGCCATGCTTCCCATTATAGGAGATATACCTGAGCGAAAACCTGAGGATGCTTTTCTCCTTGCTAAGGTGATTAAGCCTAAAATTGTTATACCATGCCACTATGATTGCTTCCAAGATAGGACGATTAATCCAAAAGTTTTCGTTCAACTCTTCAGGGAAGAACTGGACATAAAGCCAGTTGTCATACCCTATAGAGGGCTATACATATATGAAAAAACGAATTAA
- a CDS encoding enolase C-terminal domain-like protein, which yields MRIMDVRCFKLREEKGIIPEGFWEERLIRPVDLYERFRAEGAEFLGGRQIFEQIFLEISSDEGVRGLFGPISYSVASIVLRDLKRLIIGEDPFAVERLWDIMYRYQVHGRKGECMMAISAVDSALWDLIGKAKGEPVVRLLGGPVQERVPAYASMLGFSLEPEKVSERSLKMVEEGFKAMKWFFRYGPESGIYGMQKNIELVKTIRDTVGYDIDLMLDCWMSWSFDYAVKMAKKLERYEPRWIEEPFMPDDIDSYVRLRKKTEIPIAGGEHEYTRWGAKELLKRGAVDVLQMDVLWAGGITEMRKICALASSEGIPVIPHAGWTEPSQAIIFSHPQHVCPMIEYLVKHAFIQQAFNKDKLKPVKGCFHAPRKIGLGFEPDMEKLVPGEVPA from the coding sequence ATGAGGATTATGGATGTGCGCTGCTTTAAATTACGTGAGGAAAAGGGAATTATTCCCGAAGGTTTCTGGGAGGAGCGCCTTATCAGACCCGTAGACCTTTATGAAAGGTTTAGGGCTGAGGGGGCTGAATTTCTCGGGGGTCGCCAGATCTTTGAGCAAATATTTCTAGAGATTTCATCGGACGAAGGCGTGAGAGGCTTATTTGGCCCAATTTCTTACAGTGTAGCTTCAATAGTTCTTCGAGATCTTAAGCGCCTGATTATTGGAGAGGACCCGTTCGCCGTAGAGAGGTTATGGGATATCATGTATAGGTATCAGGTTCATGGGCGGAAGGGTGAGTGCATGATGGCAATAAGCGCGGTTGACTCAGCGCTCTGGGACCTTATTGGAAAAGCCAAAGGAGAACCCGTGGTCAGATTGCTTGGAGGGCCTGTTCAAGAGAGGGTTCCAGCTTATGCTAGTATGCTCGGGTTCTCTTTAGAGCCTGAAAAAGTGTCTGAGAGGAGCCTAAAGATGGTTGAAGAAGGTTTTAAAGCCATGAAATGGTTCTTCCGGTACGGGCCTGAGAGCGGCATATATGGAATGCAGAAAAATATTGAGCTTGTAAAGACGATCCGTGATACTGTCGGATACGATATAGATTTGATGCTTGATTGCTGGATGAGCTGGTCATTTGATTACGCGGTTAAAATGGCTAAAAAGCTTGAAAGATATGAGCCAAGATGGATTGAGGAGCCTTTTATGCCCGACGACATCGATAGCTACGTTAGGCTCCGTAAGAAGACAGAGATACCAATAGCTGGCGGCGAACATGAATACACTAGATGGGGCGCGAAGGAACTTTTAAAGCGTGGAGCAGTAGATGTATTGCAAATGGATGTGCTGTGGGCGGGAGGTATAACTGAGATGAGAAAAATTTGCGCACTAGCATCTTCGGAAGGCATTCCAGTCATCCCGCACGCAGGCTGGACCGAGCCTTCTCAAGCCATCATATTCTCGCATCCACAGCATGTCTGTCCAATGATCGAATATCTGGTGAAACATGCATTCATTCAACAAGCTTTCAATAAAGATAAGCTAAAACCGGTAAAAGGGTGCTTTCACGCGCCAAGGAAAATAGGGCTTGGGTTTGAGCCAGACATGGAGAAATTGGTTCCAGGAGAGGTTCCCGCTTAA
- a CDS encoding NAD(P)-dependent alcohol dehydrogenase — MKAAVLYKPFDMRIEDVETPKINAREVLVKMRRVGICGSDVHFYCHGRIGTFIVDHPLILGHECSGEVVKVGEEVKGIKVGERVVIEPGFTCGVCEYCRSGRYNLCPNVRFYGAPPYNGAFAEYVSAPAENVYPIPENMTYEEGAMIEPLAVGLMAAKRGGVSVHDSVAIFGAGPIGLLSLQAAKSHGVIETFVIDIVEYRLKYASGMGAKFTINASRENAIERVMELTDNKGVDVVIEASGSPKAFQQALDVVKPGGRIVLVGYPLIEVPIIVDKILMKELDIRGVHRYANVFPTAIKLVSSRKVDVKSLVTHVFPLEKIVEGFKVHMDKIGNPIKVQIEV, encoded by the coding sequence ATGAAGGCTGCGGTCTTATATAAACCGTTCGATATGAGAATCGAAGATGTTGAGACCCCGAAGATTAATGCCAGGGAAGTTCTAGTTAAAATGAGGCGTGTCGGGATATGCGGATCAGATGTGCATTTTTATTGCCATGGGAGAATAGGCACATTTATTGTGGATCATCCGCTGATATTGGGGCATGAGTGTTCGGGCGAGGTTGTAAAAGTCGGTGAGGAGGTTAAAGGTATAAAGGTTGGCGAGAGAGTTGTGATAGAGCCGGGTTTTACATGCGGCGTATGCGAGTATTGTAGGTCTGGACGCTATAATTTATGTCCAAACGTCCGTTTTTACGGCGCTCCACCATATAACGGCGCGTTCGCCGAATACGTTTCGGCTCCAGCTGAAAATGTTTACCCAATACCTGAAAACATGACTTATGAGGAAGGGGCAATGATAGAGCCTTTAGCCGTAGGGCTTATGGCAGCTAAAAGAGGCGGCGTTTCCGTTCACGATAGCGTTGCCATATTTGGCGCTGGGCCAATAGGGTTGCTATCTTTGCAGGCGGCTAAATCTCATGGGGTGATTGAAACATTCGTCATAGATATCGTAGAATACAGGCTTAAATACGCTTCAGGGATGGGCGCCAAGTTCACTATAAACGCCTCAAGGGAGAACGCTATAGAGCGAGTCATGGAGCTCACAGACAATAAAGGGGTCGACGTAGTTATCGAAGCCTCAGGCTCGCCGAAAGCCTTCCAGCAGGCATTAGATGTCGTTAAACCTGGAGGGCGTATAGTGCTTGTTGGCTACCCATTAATTGAAGTTCCGATAATTGTCGACAAGATCTTAATGAAGGAGCTAGACATTAGAGGCGTGCATAGATATGCGAATGTTTTTCCAACAGCCATCAAGCTGGTCTCGTCTAGGAAAGTCGACGTAAAATCTCTAGTCACGCATGTTTTTCCTCTTGAAAAGATAGTGGAGGGCTTTAAGGTGCACATGGATAAAATTGGGAACCCGATTAAGGTTCAGATTGAGGTTTAA
- a CDS encoding sugar kinase — MMSVLTIGEILVEIMRKTRDVPFSVSAEFVGPYPSGAPAIFADAVARLGFPSSIIGAVGDDEFGMLVLNRLKSDGVNVSHVKILRNYLTGIAFISYSSDGSRKFIFHLKQSASSRISVKDVDADYIARFKHLHIMGSALLIANRVREACYRAVEIAHGIGATVSFDPNIRLELMPIQKVREICKPIIERADMVLPNAEEVKALTNSHDVDSACSKLLDKGVNIIALKMGRLGSAIYEKGWKKHIPAFTVEEVDPTGAGDVYDAAFVVGLLRGWSAEKAGYYANAAGALAVTKFGPMEGCPTHAEVMDFIRRENIGILRIFKE, encoded by the coding sequence ATGATGAGCGTCCTAACCATAGGCGAGATACTTGTTGAAATTATGCGGAAAACGAGAGATGTACCGTTCAGTGTTTCAGCAGAGTTTGTAGGTCCTTATCCTAGTGGTGCTCCAGCGATATTCGCTGATGCCGTCGCTAGATTAGGGTTTCCATCATCGATAATTGGGGCTGTTGGAGACGATGAATTTGGTATGCTCGTGCTTAATAGACTTAAGAGCGATGGTGTCAATGTTAGTCACGTTAAGATTTTAAGAAATTATCTTACCGGCATAGCGTTCATATCGTACTCTTCGGATGGCTCTAGAAAATTCATATTTCATCTTAAGCAATCAGCTTCTTCTAGGATCTCTGTAAAGGATGTTGATGCTGATTACATAGCTAGGTTTAAACATCTACATATTATGGGTTCAGCGCTTCTAATCGCAAATAGAGTTCGCGAGGCATGCTATAGAGCTGTGGAAATAGCTCATGGTATAGGAGCAACGGTATCCTTTGATCCTAACATTAGGCTGGAGCTTATGCCTATACAAAAGGTGAGAGAAATATGTAAGCCAATTATTGAAAGGGCCGACATGGTCCTACCAAACGCTGAAGAAGTGAAAGCGCTCACCAATAGCCATGATGTGGATTCAGCCTGCAGTAAATTGCTGGATAAAGGTGTAAACATCATTGCTTTAAAAATGGGGAGATTAGGGTCAGCAATATATGAGAAGGGCTGGAAAAAGCATATACCCGCATTTACGGTGGAAGAAGTCGATCCAACGGGGGCCGGGGATGTTTATGATGCTGCCTTTGTGGTAGGGTTGCTTAGGGGTTGGAGCGCTGAAAAAGCCGGATATTACGCTAATGCGGCTGGCGCATTGGCTGTGACTAAGTTTGGACCGATGGAAGGTTGCCCCACTCATGCTGAGGTTATGGATTTCATAAGAAGAGAGAACATTGGAATCCTGAGAATATTTAAAGAATAA